A genomic window from Panthera tigris isolate Pti1 chromosome B4, P.tigris_Pti1_mat1.1, whole genome shotgun sequence includes:
- the SLC2A3 gene encoding solute carrier family 2, facilitated glucose transporter member 3 isoform X3, translating into MGTHKVTAPLIFAISIATIGSFQFGYNTGVINAPEMIIKDFLNNTLNNTHNNPRDEVLLTSLWSLAVAIFSVGGMIGSFSVGLFVNRFGRRNSMLIVNLLAVAGGCLMGFCKIAKSVEMLILGRLIIGLFCGLCTGFVPMYIGEISPTALRGAFGTLNQLGIVVGILVAQIFGLKVILGTEELWPLLLGFTIIPAILQSAALPFCPESPRFLLINRKEEENAKDILQRLWGTPDVTQDIQEMKDESARMAQEKQPTVLELFRSPSYQQPIIISIMLQLSQQLSGINAVFYYSTGIFKDAGVEEPIYATIGAGVVNTIFTVVSLFLVERAGRRTLHMIGLGGMAFCSILMTISLLLKDNYNWMSFVCIAAILVFVAFFEIGPGPIPWFIVAELFSQGPRPAAMAVAGCSNWTSNFLVGLLFPSAAFYLGAYVFIIFTGFLVIFLIFTFFKVPETRGRTFEEITRAFEGQAREAVRGEKGPIVEMNSIQPEKETATSV; encoded by the exons ATGGGGACACATAAG GTCACGGCGCCGCTGATCTTTGCCATCTCCATCGCTACGATAGGCTCTTTCCAGTTTGGCTACAACACGGGAGTCATCAATGCTCCCGAGATG ATCATAAAGGACTTTCTCAACAACACTTTGAATAACACACACAACAACCCTCGCGATGAGGTGTTACTCACTTCCCTCTGGTCTTTGGCTGTGGCCATCTTCTCCGTCGGTGGTATGATTGGCTCCTTCTCCGTTGGACTCTTTGTCAACCGCTTTGGCAG GCGCAATTCGATGCTCATCGTCAACCTGTTGGCTGTCGCTGGTGGCTGCCTTATGGGGTTCTGCAAAATAGCCAAGTCGGTTGAAATGCTGATCCTGGGCCGATTGATTATCGGCCTCTTCTGCGGCCTCTGCACAGGTTTTGTGCCCATGTACATTGGCGAGATCTCGCCTACCGCCCTGCGGGGGGCCTTTGGCACTCTCAACCAGCTGGGCATCGTCGTCGGGATTCTCGTGGCTCAG ATCTTTGGCCTGAAAGTCATCCTGGGGACAGAAGAGCTTTGGCCCCTGCTGTTGGGCTTCACCATCATTCCCGCGATCCTACAAAGCGCAGCCCTTCCCTTCTGCCCGGAGAGTCCTCGATTCTTGCTCATtaacagaaaggaagaggagaacgCCAAGGACA TCCTCCAGCGATTGTGGGGCACCCCGGATGTGACTCAGGACATCCAGGAGATGAAAGATGAGAGTGCTAGGATGGCACAAGAAAAGCAACCCACGGTGCTGGAGCTCTTCAGATCGCCCAGCTACCAGCAGCCCATTATCATTTCCATCAtgctccagctctcccagcagcTCTCTGGAATCAACGCG GTGTTCTATTACTCAACAGGCATCTTCAAAGATGCGGGCGTCGAGGAGCCAATCTACGCCACCATTGGCGCGGGTGTGGTTAATACCATCTTCACTGTCGTTTCT CTGTTTCTGgtggaaagggcagggaggaggaccCTGCATATGATTGGCCTTGGAGGGATGGCTTTTTGTTCCATCCTCATGACCATCTCCTTGTTACTAAAG GATAACTATAATTGGATGAGTTTTGTCTGTATTGCTGCTATCTTGGTCTTCGTGGCCTTCTTTGAAATTGGCCCAGGCCCCATTCCCTGGTTTATTGTGGCCGAACTCTTCAGCCAGGGACCCCGCCCAGCTGCCATGGCAGTGGCTGGTTGTTCGAACTGGACCTCCAACTTTCTGGTGGGGCTACTCTTCCCTTCCGCTGCA TTCTATTTAGGAGCCTATGTTTTTATCATCTTTACCGGCTTCCTTGTCATCTTCCTGATCTTCACCTTCTTCAAAGTCCCTGAGACCCGTGGCAGGACTTTTGAGGAAATCACACGAGCCTTCGAAGGGCAGGCGAGGGAGGCTGTCAGAGGTGAGAAAGGCCCCATCGTGGAGATGAACAGCATCCAGCCCGAGAAGGAGACCGCCACCAGCGTCTAA
- the SLC2A3 gene encoding solute carrier family 2, facilitated glucose transporter member 3 isoform X2, which yields MESSKQDVTAPLIFAISIATIGSFQFGYNTGVINAPEMIIKDFLNNTLNNTHNNPRDEVLLTSLWSLAVAIFSVGGMIGSFSVGLFVNRFGRRNSMLIVNLLAVAGGCLMGFCKIAKSVEMLILGRLIIGLFCGLCTGFVPMYIGEISPTALRGAFGTLNQLGIVVGILVAQIFGLKVILGTEELWPLLLGFTIIPAILQSAALPFCPESPRFLLINRKEEENAKDILQRLWGTPDVTQDIQEMKDESARMAQEKQPTVLELFRSPSYQQPIIISIMLQLSQQLSGINAVFYYSTGIFKDAGVEEPIYATIGAGVVNTIFTVVSLFLVERAGRRTLHMIGLGGMAFCSILMTISLLLKDNYNWMSFVCIAAILVFVAFFEIGPGPIPWFIVAELFSQGPRPAAMAVAGCSNWTSNFLVGLLFPSAAFYLGAYVFIIFTGFLVIFLIFTFFKVPETRGRTFEEITRAFEGQAREAVRGEKGPIVEMNSIQPEKETATSV from the exons GTCACGGCGCCGCTGATCTTTGCCATCTCCATCGCTACGATAGGCTCTTTCCAGTTTGGCTACAACACGGGAGTCATCAATGCTCCCGAGATG ATCATAAAGGACTTTCTCAACAACACTTTGAATAACACACACAACAACCCTCGCGATGAGGTGTTACTCACTTCCCTCTGGTCTTTGGCTGTGGCCATCTTCTCCGTCGGTGGTATGATTGGCTCCTTCTCCGTTGGACTCTTTGTCAACCGCTTTGGCAG GCGCAATTCGATGCTCATCGTCAACCTGTTGGCTGTCGCTGGTGGCTGCCTTATGGGGTTCTGCAAAATAGCCAAGTCGGTTGAAATGCTGATCCTGGGCCGATTGATTATCGGCCTCTTCTGCGGCCTCTGCACAGGTTTTGTGCCCATGTACATTGGCGAGATCTCGCCTACCGCCCTGCGGGGGGCCTTTGGCACTCTCAACCAGCTGGGCATCGTCGTCGGGATTCTCGTGGCTCAG ATCTTTGGCCTGAAAGTCATCCTGGGGACAGAAGAGCTTTGGCCCCTGCTGTTGGGCTTCACCATCATTCCCGCGATCCTACAAAGCGCAGCCCTTCCCTTCTGCCCGGAGAGTCCTCGATTCTTGCTCATtaacagaaaggaagaggagaacgCCAAGGACA TCCTCCAGCGATTGTGGGGCACCCCGGATGTGACTCAGGACATCCAGGAGATGAAAGATGAGAGTGCTAGGATGGCACAAGAAAAGCAACCCACGGTGCTGGAGCTCTTCAGATCGCCCAGCTACCAGCAGCCCATTATCATTTCCATCAtgctccagctctcccagcagcTCTCTGGAATCAACGCG GTGTTCTATTACTCAACAGGCATCTTCAAAGATGCGGGCGTCGAGGAGCCAATCTACGCCACCATTGGCGCGGGTGTGGTTAATACCATCTTCACTGTCGTTTCT CTGTTTCTGgtggaaagggcagggaggaggaccCTGCATATGATTGGCCTTGGAGGGATGGCTTTTTGTTCCATCCTCATGACCATCTCCTTGTTACTAAAG GATAACTATAATTGGATGAGTTTTGTCTGTATTGCTGCTATCTTGGTCTTCGTGGCCTTCTTTGAAATTGGCCCAGGCCCCATTCCCTGGTTTATTGTGGCCGAACTCTTCAGCCAGGGACCCCGCCCAGCTGCCATGGCAGTGGCTGGTTGTTCGAACTGGACCTCCAACTTTCTGGTGGGGCTACTCTTCCCTTCCGCTGCA TTCTATTTAGGAGCCTATGTTTTTATCATCTTTACCGGCTTCCTTGTCATCTTCCTGATCTTCACCTTCTTCAAAGTCCCTGAGACCCGTGGCAGGACTTTTGAGGAAATCACACGAGCCTTCGAAGGGCAGGCGAGGGAGGCTGTCAGAGGTGAGAAAGGCCCCATCGTGGAGATGAACAGCATCCAGCCCGAGAAGGAGACCGCCACCAGCGTCTAA
- the SLC2A3 gene encoding solute carrier family 2, facilitated glucose transporter member 3 isoform X1 produces MESSKQDLLRAYSTADTKPGIEGNNKHLKQINREESSLGRVTAPLIFAISIATIGSFQFGYNTGVINAPEMIIKDFLNNTLNNTHNNPRDEVLLTSLWSLAVAIFSVGGMIGSFSVGLFVNRFGRRNSMLIVNLLAVAGGCLMGFCKIAKSVEMLILGRLIIGLFCGLCTGFVPMYIGEISPTALRGAFGTLNQLGIVVGILVAQIFGLKVILGTEELWPLLLGFTIIPAILQSAALPFCPESPRFLLINRKEEENAKDILQRLWGTPDVTQDIQEMKDESARMAQEKQPTVLELFRSPSYQQPIIISIMLQLSQQLSGINAVFYYSTGIFKDAGVEEPIYATIGAGVVNTIFTVVSLFLVERAGRRTLHMIGLGGMAFCSILMTISLLLKDNYNWMSFVCIAAILVFVAFFEIGPGPIPWFIVAELFSQGPRPAAMAVAGCSNWTSNFLVGLLFPSAAFYLGAYVFIIFTGFLVIFLIFTFFKVPETRGRTFEEITRAFEGQAREAVRGEKGPIVEMNSIQPEKETATSV; encoded by the exons GTCACGGCGCCGCTGATCTTTGCCATCTCCATCGCTACGATAGGCTCTTTCCAGTTTGGCTACAACACGGGAGTCATCAATGCTCCCGAGATG ATCATAAAGGACTTTCTCAACAACACTTTGAATAACACACACAACAACCCTCGCGATGAGGTGTTACTCACTTCCCTCTGGTCTTTGGCTGTGGCCATCTTCTCCGTCGGTGGTATGATTGGCTCCTTCTCCGTTGGACTCTTTGTCAACCGCTTTGGCAG GCGCAATTCGATGCTCATCGTCAACCTGTTGGCTGTCGCTGGTGGCTGCCTTATGGGGTTCTGCAAAATAGCCAAGTCGGTTGAAATGCTGATCCTGGGCCGATTGATTATCGGCCTCTTCTGCGGCCTCTGCACAGGTTTTGTGCCCATGTACATTGGCGAGATCTCGCCTACCGCCCTGCGGGGGGCCTTTGGCACTCTCAACCAGCTGGGCATCGTCGTCGGGATTCTCGTGGCTCAG ATCTTTGGCCTGAAAGTCATCCTGGGGACAGAAGAGCTTTGGCCCCTGCTGTTGGGCTTCACCATCATTCCCGCGATCCTACAAAGCGCAGCCCTTCCCTTCTGCCCGGAGAGTCCTCGATTCTTGCTCATtaacagaaaggaagaggagaacgCCAAGGACA TCCTCCAGCGATTGTGGGGCACCCCGGATGTGACTCAGGACATCCAGGAGATGAAAGATGAGAGTGCTAGGATGGCACAAGAAAAGCAACCCACGGTGCTGGAGCTCTTCAGATCGCCCAGCTACCAGCAGCCCATTATCATTTCCATCAtgctccagctctcccagcagcTCTCTGGAATCAACGCG GTGTTCTATTACTCAACAGGCATCTTCAAAGATGCGGGCGTCGAGGAGCCAATCTACGCCACCATTGGCGCGGGTGTGGTTAATACCATCTTCACTGTCGTTTCT CTGTTTCTGgtggaaagggcagggaggaggaccCTGCATATGATTGGCCTTGGAGGGATGGCTTTTTGTTCCATCCTCATGACCATCTCCTTGTTACTAAAG GATAACTATAATTGGATGAGTTTTGTCTGTATTGCTGCTATCTTGGTCTTCGTGGCCTTCTTTGAAATTGGCCCAGGCCCCATTCCCTGGTTTATTGTGGCCGAACTCTTCAGCCAGGGACCCCGCCCAGCTGCCATGGCAGTGGCTGGTTGTTCGAACTGGACCTCCAACTTTCTGGTGGGGCTACTCTTCCCTTCCGCTGCA TTCTATTTAGGAGCCTATGTTTTTATCATCTTTACCGGCTTCCTTGTCATCTTCCTGATCTTCACCTTCTTCAAAGTCCCTGAGACCCGTGGCAGGACTTTTGAGGAAATCACACGAGCCTTCGAAGGGCAGGCGAGGGAGGCTGTCAGAGGTGAGAAAGGCCCCATCGTGGAGATGAACAGCATCCAGCCCGAGAAGGAGACCGCCACCAGCGTCTAA